TCCAGATGTCTTCAGCGACCACATTTGGAATTTCCGGGCGTTTCGAGCGCCCCTTGACCCTTTCCCCGGCCGCGGCCCTGCAAGCCCTGGCGACCGCCGCCGGGCTGGCGAGTTCGATCGTCGTGTTGGGCTGGACGCCGGCCGCCGCGCTGCCCGGCATCTTTGCCGCCGCGGACGTGGCCTGGGCGCCCGCGGCCGACACCGCCATCAACCGGGCGCGCTGCTCCGTCAAACTGGTGGAGATGCTGGCGGCCGGCTTGCCCCTGGTGGCCGATGACGTGGGTGAGGCCTCCACCTACGTGACCCCTGGCGTCAATGGACTGTTGATCTCGCCCGCTGCGGATGCGCTGACAGCGCAGGCGCTTTGCCAGCTCCTGACCGATCGCCCGCTTGCCCGCAGCCTGGGACTGGCCGCGGCACGGCGCGTGGCTGGCAACTTTCTTTGGGACACGCTGATCGAAAGGCTTTTGAGAGCAGAGATTAGAGATCAGAGATCAGAGATCGGGTACGTGGAAGGCGGATGATCTCCGGTCTCCGGTCTCCGGTCTCCGGTCTCTGACCTTTGGACTACTTCATGACTCACCAACGTCTTTCGCTGGCGGCCGCATGGCTGGCCGTCATTGCCTGGGCTGCGCTGATCTTTGGGTTTTCGGCGCAGTCCACGCTGCCGGACCTGACGCACGGCCTGCCTGATCTGCAGGACATTGCCGGGCACCTGGCCGCGTACGCCGGATTGGCCTTTTGGCTGGCGCTGGCCCTGCGTCGCACGCCTGGGGTGCGCCATCCCTGGCGTTGGGCCTTTGCTCTCGCGGTGCTGTACGGCCTGTCGGACGAGTTCCATCAGTCCTTCGTACCCAACCGTCACCCCGACCTGTTCGATGTCGCGACCGACATGGTCGGCGCGGCGCTGGCGCTGTGGCTCTGGCGTCGCCGGTTGCGCACCAGGGCGGCCCAGCCCGATGTCATGCCTAACC
The DNA window shown above is from Candidatus Amarolinea dominans and carries:
- a CDS encoding VanZ family protein — its product is MTHQRLSLAAAWLAVIAWAALIFGFSAQSTLPDLTHGLPDLQDIAGHLAAYAGLAFWLALALRRTPGVRHPWRWAFALAVLYGLSDEFHQSFVPNRHPDLFDVATDMVGAALALWLWRRRLRTRAAQPDVMPNPAE